The proteins below are encoded in one region of Candidatus Thiodiazotropha sp. LNASS1:
- a CDS encoding ABC transporter permease, with amino-acid sequence MAILSLAFKSLFNRRFTASLILISIALSVSLLLGVERLRVESRNSFANTISGTDLVVGARSGAINLLLYSVFRIGDATNNISWKSYTKFAEHSLVEWTIPLSLGDSHKGYRVLGTNQDYFRHYKYANKRALSFNQGQSFEQVYQAVLGDEVARKLGYQIGEKIIIAHGAGKTSFTLHDDKPFEVVGILKSTGTPVDRTVHVPLEGIEAIHKDWIGGRQVAGLKISAEEALEKNLSPKAITAFMLGLKSKIATFRVQREINDYRKEPLLAILPGVALQQLWDMMGIAENALLVVTALVVAVGLIGMLTVMLAGLNERRREMAILRSVGARPGHILLLVTGESLLLSLLGIALGLLLLYTSLILGQPYIESRYGLHLPIGLPSLREWLILGLVGTSSLIIGLIPGYRAYRYSLSDGMSIRI; translated from the coding sequence ATGGCCATCCTCTCTCTCGCCTTTAAGAGCCTCTTCAACCGCCGTTTTACGGCAAGCCTGATTCTCATCAGTATCGCACTGAGTGTTTCGCTCCTGCTCGGCGTCGAGCGCTTGCGTGTGGAATCACGCAACAGTTTTGCCAACACCATCTCTGGCACAGACCTCGTGGTGGGCGCCCGCAGCGGCGCCATCAACCTGCTGCTCTATTCAGTATTCCGGATCGGTGATGCGACCAACAATATCTCCTGGAAGAGCTACACAAAGTTTGCCGAACACTCCCTGGTAGAATGGACTATCCCTCTCTCGCTAGGAGACTCGCACAAGGGTTATCGTGTATTGGGAACCAACCAGGACTACTTCCGTCACTACAAGTATGCCAACAAACGAGCACTCTCGTTTAATCAGGGCCAGTCTTTCGAACAGGTCTATCAAGCGGTATTGGGCGATGAGGTAGCACGCAAACTCGGCTATCAGATCGGCGAGAAAATCATCATCGCCCATGGGGCCGGCAAGACAAGCTTTACGCTGCACGATGATAAACCGTTCGAGGTGGTGGGCATACTTAAGTCCACTGGCACACCAGTCGATCGTACTGTCCACGTCCCCCTGGAAGGCATTGAGGCGATCCACAAAGATTGGATAGGCGGCAGACAGGTGGCGGGATTAAAGATCAGCGCCGAAGAGGCCCTCGAAAAGAACCTGTCACCGAAAGCGATCACCGCCTTTATGCTAGGCCTGAAGAGTAAAATCGCCACCTTCCGGGTTCAACGGGAGATCAATGACTACCGCAAGGAACCCCTGCTCGCCATCCTCCCCGGGGTGGCGCTGCAACAGCTCTGGGACATGATGGGTATCGCCGAGAATGCCCTGTTGGTTGTCACCGCCCTGGTGGTAGCCGTGGGCCTGATCGGTATGCTCACTGTTATGCTTGCCGGTCTCAATGAACGTCGGCGGGAAATGGCGATACTGCGTTCGGTGGGCGCCCGCCCAGGACACATACTGCTGCTGGTCACCGGAGAGAGTCTACTGCTTAGCCTGCTGGGAATCGCACTCGGCCTGTTGCTGCTCTACACAAGCCTGATTCTCGGCCAACCCTATATCGAGAGCCGCTATGGGCTCCATCTGCCGATCGGCCTTCCCTCTCTTCGGGAGTGGTTAATCCTGGGTCTGGTCGGAACTTCCAGCCTGATCATCGGCCTAATACCCGGTTACCGCGCCTATCGCTACTCTCTTTCTGATGGGATGAGTATACGTATCTAG
- a CDS encoding NYN domain-containing protein produces MPELTPTQNMAIFCDFENVALGVRDANYAAFNIQKVLERLLLKGNIVVKKAYCNWDRYKEFKGTMHEAAFELIEIPHVRQSGKNSADIRMVVDALDLCYTKLHLDTFVIISGDSDFSPLVSKLRENNKLVIGVGVKNSTSDLLTANCDEFIFYDDLVRESNKSTQKRRKSSGKKVPKKKASKKLQSEDEKRKQEALDLVAATAEDLIQERGVTEKIWGSMVKQTLKRRKPGFSERYHGFRTFNMLLEEAQERNLLILEADEKSGGYMIKSVT; encoded by the coding sequence ATGCCCGAATTGACCCCGACTCAAAATATGGCAATATTTTGCGATTTCGAAAATGTTGCATTGGGTGTTCGTGATGCTAATTATGCAGCCTTTAATATTCAGAAGGTGCTGGAGCGTCTGCTGCTCAAGGGCAATATCGTGGTGAAGAAGGCCTACTGTAATTGGGATCGGTATAAAGAGTTCAAGGGCACCATGCATGAAGCAGCATTCGAATTGATAGAGATTCCCCATGTGCGTCAATCAGGCAAAAACTCGGCAGATATCCGCATGGTGGTTGATGCCCTGGATCTTTGTTACACCAAGCTTCATCTGGATACTTTCGTCATTATCAGCGGAGATTCTGACTTCTCTCCACTCGTCAGCAAATTGCGTGAGAACAATAAGCTCGTCATTGGTGTCGGCGTTAAGAACTCCACATCAGACCTCCTAACCGCCAATTGTGATGAGTTCATCTTCTATGATGACCTGGTGAGAGAAAGTAATAAGTCCACCCAAAAAAGACGTAAAAGCTCGGGCAAAAAGGTCCCCAAAAAGAAGGCCTCAAAGAAACTGCAAAGTGAAGACGAGAAGAGAAAACAGGAGGCGTTGGATCTTGTCGCAGCCACGGCAGAAGACCTGATACAGGAGCGGGGCGTTACGGAAAAAATATGGGGCTCTATGGTCAAGCAGACCCTGAAACGTCGGAAACCGGGGTTCAGTGAGCGCTATCACGGATTCAGAACTTTCAACATGCTACTTGAAGAGGCACAGGAACGAAACTTACTGATCCTGGAAGCGGATGAGAAGTCGGGTGGCTACATGATCAAGAGCGTCACCTGA
- a CDS encoding CorA family divalent cation transporter, protein MQNMMSDLIDGYISLNGHHLNRIMKVLTIVTVIFVPLGLLVGIYGMNFENIPELESSYGYYILLMCNGDDCWNFTVFI, encoded by the coding sequence ATCCAGAATATGATGAGCGACTTGATAGATGGATACATTAGCCTGAACGGCCATCATCTGAATAGGATAATGAAGGTACTGACAATTGTTACTGTGATATTTGTGCCTCTTGGCTTGTTGGTCGGGATATATGGAATGAATTTCGAAAACATTCCGGAACTGGAATCTTCCTATGGCTACTACATCTTATTGATGTGTAATGGAGATGATTGCTGGAATTTCACTGTGTTTATTTAA
- a CDS encoding DUF3299 domain-containing protein, translated as MKISFAVVLLLTSLLFLGGVHAEPVKELEWDAMVPEDYRPDKILNQFGDINALDDNDPKAQIILEQLEAAWRVAPVVESLDGKRVKLPGFVVPIEGDGEKLSEFLLVPYYGACIHVPPPPANQTVYVKVPEADAKIREAFDTVWVTGTLSAKPFNSDLANAGYQIEAEAVTPYE; from the coding sequence ATGAAAATTAGCTTCGCTGTAGTTCTTTTATTGACATCTCTGCTCTTCCTGGGTGGCGTACATGCTGAACCGGTAAAAGAGCTGGAGTGGGACGCCATGGTTCCAGAAGACTATCGTCCAGATAAAATTTTAAACCAGTTTGGCGATATCAATGCGCTTGACGACAATGATCCCAAGGCGCAGATAATTTTGGAACAACTCGAGGCGGCCTGGAGGGTGGCGCCAGTCGTAGAGAGTCTGGATGGCAAAAGGGTCAAGCTACCCGGTTTTGTAGTGCCCATTGAAGGCGACGGAGAGAAGCTGAGCGAGTTTCTCCTGGTACCCTACTATGGTGCCTGCATCCATGTTCCTCCCCCTCCGGCCAACCAGACTGTCTATGTAAAGGTTCCCGAGGCGGATGCAAAGATACGTGAGGCCTTCGATACCGTCTGGGTAACCGGCACCCTGAGTGCCAAGCCTTTCAACAGCGATCTCGCCAATGCCGGATATCAGATAGAGGCTGAAGCGGTAACCCCCTACGAATGA
- a CDS encoding DUF2796 domain-containing protein, with protein sequence MYLIKQGIIFSLLAVHAQLFAAEHEHEQHEAHVHGEAQLLIVQEGDILEIEFHSPAMNIVGFEHQPKTTSQREAIEAAIDALKQPDLLFRLPSAAKCHSMTTEVESPLYDHAHDDEHEHERDHERSDADETHSDFTAHYHYRCDEITQLESIEIELMKRFPGTEHLEVQSISPKGQQKIDLTPGHTTLEL encoded by the coding sequence ATGTATTTAATCAAGCAAGGAATCATTTTTTCGCTGCTCGCTGTTCACGCACAACTCTTTGCTGCTGAGCATGAGCACGAACAGCATGAGGCCCATGTCCATGGAGAAGCCCAGTTGTTGATTGTTCAGGAGGGCGACATCCTTGAGATTGAATTTCACTCTCCCGCGATGAACATCGTCGGTTTTGAACATCAACCGAAAACCACGAGTCAACGTGAAGCCATCGAGGCAGCAATTGACGCTTTGAAACAACCTGACCTGCTCTTCCGTCTTCCTTCGGCTGCCAAGTGCCATTCCATGACAACTGAGGTGGAATCCCCCCTCTACGATCACGCTCATGACGATGAACATGAACACGAGCGCGACCATGAGCGCTCAGATGCAGATGAGACCCATAGTGACTTCACCGCACACTACCATTATCGATGTGACGAGATCACACAGCTGGAGAGCATCGAAATCGAACTCATGAAACGATTTCCCGGTACCGAGCACCTCGAAGTCCAGAGCATTTCACCTAAGGGCCAGCAGAAGATAGACTTGACCCCAGGACACACCACCCTTGAGCTCTAG
- a CDS encoding amidohydrolase family protein translates to MNRFIVTATFTALLPLFTASLPCVSDELPAKLADVHLHWKWNQKEVTKPQQAVNILRENNVRLAVVTGTPPELALELQQLAPDIVIPIYGIYQDRIDWSNWYHDKELVGRVRRALESGNYRGIGELHMISGFISDWKNPNISGLFELAAVFDVPVLVHTEFSRSDYLIGFCSAHPKTRFLWAHAGSVLPPDEVARALRDCANLSVELSARDPWRHVGRPIIDGMGVLKAEWRDLVITYANRFMIGSDPVWPVEQLNPWDEPDTGWQQLSRFLGFHREWLKQLPTEVAQKVLYKNAVEYFK, encoded by the coding sequence ATGAACAGATTCATCGTAACTGCAACGTTTACTGCCCTGCTGCCACTGTTCACAGCGTCTTTACCCTGCGTCAGTGACGAACTGCCGGCAAAGCTGGCGGATGTTCATCTGCACTGGAAGTGGAATCAGAAAGAGGTTACGAAACCGCAACAGGCCGTCAACATCTTGCGTGAAAACAATGTCAGGCTAGCGGTTGTGACCGGTACTCCCCCTGAACTGGCGCTTGAGCTACAACAGTTGGCACCCGATATCGTGATTCCTATTTATGGAATCTATCAGGATCGTATCGACTGGTCTAACTGGTATCACGATAAAGAATTAGTTGGGCGTGTGCGACGGGCATTGGAATCGGGTAACTACAGGGGCATTGGTGAGCTTCACATGATCAGCGGCTTTATCAGTGACTGGAAGAACCCGAATATCTCCGGTCTTTTTGAACTTGCAGCGGTGTTTGATGTGCCCGTACTTGTTCATACCGAATTTTCCAGGTCAGATTACCTGATTGGCTTCTGCAGCGCGCATCCGAAAACCCGCTTTCTGTGGGCGCATGCCGGTTCGGTTCTACCGCCAGATGAGGTTGCGCGTGCATTGAGAGACTGCGCAAATCTCAGTGTAGAGCTGTCAGCCCGTGATCCTTGGCGGCATGTGGGCAGGCCTATTATCGATGGGATGGGAGTTTTAAAAGCCGAATGGAGAGATCTCGTGATCACTTACGCGAACCGGTTCATGATCGGCTCCGATCCGGTTTGGCCGGTAGAGCAGCTCAATCCCTGGGACGAGCCTGATACAGGCTGGCAGCAGTTGTCACGTTTTCTCGGCTTTCATCGTGAGTGGTTAAAGCAGCTACCAACCGAAGTTGCGCAAAAGGTGCTTTACAAAAATGCAGTTGAATATTTCAAGTAG
- a CDS encoding flotillin family protein — MDMNNLIDILVIAGVILIAFIVLGMIFARLYKRASKEVSFVRTGFGGQKVVMNGGALVFPILHEVIPVNMNTLRLSVRRANEQALITRDRMRVDAEAEFFVRAKPSEDSIAAAAQTLGMRTMNPEQLKELIEGKFVDSLRAVAAEMKMEDMHEQRSQFVQSVQTTVAEDLLKNGLELESVSLTGLDQTSREYFNPNNAFDAEGLTRLTEEIEARRKLRNDIEQDTEIEIKNKNLEAERKRLEIERDEEYARLQQQREVEIRRASQVAEIAQEQALKEREAEEAKIIEKQKTDTARIIAERAVEEEQIRKEQTITEADISRTKAIEIAEIEQRKASELTGQDKQIAIAEKSREQSEAQAAADIARQKAVKESELVQTVRETAIAERSKEVEIVKAKESAEKQAISVTVAAEAEKQAAEDKAESVRIMATAEAQKLEIAAKGDAEAIKLRADADERRYVVESEGKKSINEAANVLSAEQIAMQVKMELMRKLPDIIRESVKPMEQIDGIKIFQLEGLNGGVSNGAAHGDGASGNGNGNLADQVINSALRYRSQAPLIDSLLDEVGLNGGDINKLTAGLHAVSDIKTEQNKSDDESTA; from the coding sequence ATGGATATGAACAATCTTATCGATATTCTGGTAATCGCTGGCGTTATCCTGATCGCCTTTATCGTTCTTGGAATGATATTTGCCCGACTCTATAAACGAGCTTCTAAAGAGGTTTCTTTTGTGCGAACCGGTTTTGGTGGCCAAAAGGTGGTAATGAACGGAGGTGCATTGGTATTTCCGATACTCCACGAGGTCATTCCGGTCAATATGAATACTCTTCGTTTGTCTGTACGTCGCGCCAATGAGCAAGCACTGATCACACGGGATCGAATGCGGGTTGACGCTGAGGCAGAATTCTTCGTTCGTGCAAAACCGTCCGAAGATTCTATTGCCGCAGCAGCCCAAACTCTCGGCATGCGCACCATGAATCCCGAGCAGCTGAAGGAGCTGATCGAAGGTAAGTTCGTAGACTCACTTCGTGCTGTAGCGGCAGAAATGAAGATGGAAGATATGCACGAGCAGCGTTCACAATTCGTGCAAAGTGTCCAGACAACCGTTGCTGAGGATCTGCTGAAAAACGGCCTGGAATTGGAGAGTGTGTCCCTTACTGGTCTGGATCAGACCAGCAGGGAGTACTTTAATCCTAATAATGCCTTTGATGCGGAAGGTCTGACCAGGCTGACCGAAGAGATCGAAGCACGTAGAAAACTGCGCAACGACATCGAGCAGGACACTGAAATAGAGATCAAGAACAAGAACCTGGAAGCTGAGAGAAAGAGACTCGAAATTGAGCGTGACGAAGAGTATGCAAGGCTTCAGCAACAACGTGAGGTTGAGATCAGGCGTGCATCACAGGTAGCAGAAATCGCTCAAGAGCAAGCATTGAAGGAACGCGAAGCCGAGGAAGCCAAAATTATTGAGAAGCAGAAAACCGACACCGCACGTATCATTGCAGAGCGTGCGGTGGAGGAAGAACAAATCCGCAAGGAACAGACAATAACAGAGGCAGATATTTCTCGGACGAAAGCAATCGAAATCGCAGAAATTGAACAACGCAAAGCGTCAGAATTGACAGGTCAGGATAAGCAGATCGCAATAGCAGAAAAGAGCAGGGAGCAGTCAGAAGCACAGGCAGCTGCAGATATTGCGCGCCAGAAGGCTGTTAAGGAATCGGAACTGGTCCAAACCGTTCGAGAAACAGCGATTGCTGAACGAAGCAAGGAAGTTGAAATCGTCAAGGCAAAAGAGTCTGCCGAAAAGCAGGCAATCAGTGTCACCGTCGCTGCTGAGGCGGAAAAACAAGCTGCAGAAGACAAGGCCGAATCGGTACGGATCATGGCAACTGCCGAAGCGCAAAAGCTGGAGATAGCAGCTAAAGGTGATGCGGAAGCCATAAAGCTCCGTGCTGATGCGGATGAGCGCCGCTATGTGGTTGAATCAGAGGGTAAAAAGTCCATCAATGAGGCAGCAAATGTGCTCAGTGCTGAACAGATTGCGATGCAGGTAAAAATGGAACTGATGCGCAAGTTACCGGATATTATTCGGGAATCCGTAAAACCGATGGAGCAGATAGACGGCATCAAGATATTCCAATTAGAAGGGCTCAACGGTGGCGTTTCAAACGGTGCTGCACATGGAGACGGTGCATCGGGTAACGGAAATGGTAATTTGGCTGACCAGGTAATCAACAGCGCTTTGCGCTACCGTAGCCAAGCACCACTCATCGACTCGCTACTCGATGAAGTTGGCCTTAATGGTGGAGATATCAACAAACTGACAGCAGGATTGCATGCAGTCAGTGATATCAAAACCGAACAGAACAAATCTGATGATGAAAGTACTGCCTAG
- a CDS encoding ABC transporter ATP-binding protein — translation MPQTAAIQITDLRFGWRKDLPEVLHIPELEIFSGERIFIRGASGSGKSTLLSLLAGVNLPTSGEVSILGESINRLSGARRDHFRSDHIGFVFQLFNLIPYLSVLENVALPCRFSHLRKQKATGSGKHLDDEAMRLLGHLDMAHEHLIHRPVTELSVGQQQRVATARALIGAPEIIIADEPTSALDSDMRQAFLRLLFQECEETGTTLLFVSHDRQLESLFERHITLDDINHARQGEQ, via the coding sequence ATGCCACAAACCGCTGCAATACAGATAACAGATCTTCGATTTGGATGGCGTAAAGACCTTCCGGAGGTTTTGCACATTCCTGAGCTCGAGATATTCAGCGGTGAACGCATTTTTATTCGTGGTGCCAGTGGCAGCGGTAAGAGCACGCTATTGTCACTGCTCGCCGGTGTAAACCTGCCGACAAGCGGTGAGGTGTCGATACTTGGTGAGTCGATCAACCGTCTAAGCGGTGCCAGGCGGGACCATTTCCGATCCGATCACATCGGTTTTGTCTTTCAGCTGTTTAATTTGATCCCCTATCTCTCTGTGCTGGAGAATGTCGCCCTACCCTGCCGCTTTTCGCATTTGCGGAAACAGAAAGCGACCGGGTCGGGCAAACATCTTGATGACGAAGCCATGCGACTGCTTGGGCATCTGGATATGGCCCATGAGCATCTCATCCATCGTCCGGTCACAGAGTTGAGCGTCGGACAGCAGCAGCGGGTGGCAACCGCCAGGGCATTGATCGGCGCCCCCGAGATCATCATCGCAGATGAGCCCACCTCTGCTCTCGACAGCGACATGCGACAGGCCTTTCTCAGGCTGTTGTTTCAAGAGTGTGAAGAGACCGGTACGACACTGCTCTTTGTCAGCCACGACCGTCAACTTGAATCGCTATTCGAACGACACATCACCCTGGATGATATAAACCATGCACGGCAGGGTGAGCAGTAA